The Halichoerus grypus chromosome 3, mHalGry1.hap1.1, whole genome shotgun sequence genome segment CTGGGCCCCGGCCGAAGGCCCATTCTGAGCAGAGCAGGCACAGACCCGACCTGGACCAGCACGAGGAAGCCACAGCTCCCGTGGGAGGGGTCCCACGCCAGGCTGCATTTTGGGGGTGGCTCCAAGGGCAGAGGGCTCTACAGGGCGGCAAGGAGTTCACAGGAAATCCGAGAAGACAGCGCATGGCAGATGGTTCCAAGGAAGAGCGCGCTCCGCATGTGAAGGCGTTCACGGGCGGGCTTCCTCACCTGCCGCCTGCCGGCCCCATGCGGACCAGGCCCGGCTCGGGCTGAATCAAATGCAGCTTTATGGCTCTCCCTCTGTTTACAACTTGCTCAGTGGAGGCTTTTTCCTGTGAGAGAATAAACACTCTAGAAAAATCTAGGACTACCCAGTGTCAGGAGGTTATGGATGTGCAAAGCTTCCCACCAGGGTGTCTGCTGCCACGGGGTCGGGGTCTCCTGGTCCTGAAGTCACATGACAACGGCCACCCCACCCGCCTGGGGTGCCACGTGGAAGCTGCTGGTTACGTGTCAGCACATTCACGCACTCGTTTCTGCGTTCTCGACGGCTGACGTGCGTTTGTTCTCGGGATTCTCCTTCAAGCTGACGTTCACGTTTTACTGGCTTCCCTCACGAACTCGTGAGTTACGGGATATGTCCAATTGATGCTTGTGAGTCCCCAGCAGGAAGTCGCAGGCTGGGAAAGCCTGGTCCACGCGTGAGGCGCCATCAGCACCCCGTCCACTGTAGGCTCTGCCTCGCTCGCCTTTTCTCTCAGGACCCCAGGCTCGGCGCTGGGCAGCAGGGGAGCAAGGACAAGGCCCCCCGGGACTGGCAAAGGCCGTGCCCCAGCAGCTGACCCCCGGCTGCTTGCTTGAGGTGTCGTGGGGTGGGCACGGCATCTTCTCTGCTGGCTGTGATGCCCTCATTCGGCTTCCCCCGTGGCCATGGCCACTCACCTTGCCAGAAACACCAGACAACACCCCTCACTTGGCCGGAGCCCTGttcccccgccccctgccgcAGGCCGCCTGCACCACCCTGGGTCTGCCAGGAGACGGCGCTCACCCGCCCCCGCTGGGCCTGCACAGCGTTCTGGCCAAGGTGCCGTCGCATGCACCCACTCCTAGGGCCAGCGGAGCGGCCGGGCGGGGATCGACAGGGTAGACAAGTCCCCCTGCGCTCTGCTCCGGCAGCCCGTAGCCCGTCTCTGACCACAGGGCGCCCGCTCATTCCCACCCTGGACGCCTGCCTGCTGGAGACGTCTGTGCAGTCTCACTATCCCCCATCTGCCCCTGATGGCAGCACGAGCTCCCACTGGTCCAGGACGTCACTCTGCAATTTCAAGACAGTTCCCCACGTTCTGGTCCCTCAGCTGTAACACCCAGTGACACATGAATCAGTTTAGGTTGTCAGTCTCTGATCTCCAAAACTAGGCCACATGTAGGTGAGGCTCAGGGTCCAGCCTCTGGGGAAAAAAGGCCAACAGGCGGTGGGGGGTGCTGGgacccagagggcagggaggaagtGCAGCCTCAGTCTCCGTCCAGGACGTGACGTGGGGCTTGGAGatgggcaggggaagaggcacACGCCGGCACCAGCTGCCAGGGACTGGGGTGTCTCCTCCATCCCAGCTCTGAATGGCTTTGCATTCCCACCTGCTCATCCTGGAATCCGGATTCCTCCTTAATATGGTTCCAGGACGGCTCCCTTGGAAATGAGCACTACTCACTAAGCAGCCTGCACACCAATGTGCACCTCCCAGGGCGACCAGGAGACTGCAAACAAGAAGCACTAGGCGCTGTGTCGGTTAAGTCACCAACGCTGACGAGTCCATGTGCACCAACCAGCCGCGCACTGCTCGAGCCACTTTTCTGACCTGGTCGCTCCCTCTCCGGGCCCCAGGAGCCTCCCCCTGGGGAccagctcccccacccctttcccgaGCTGCCCGCGTCTGGCCAGGGGGCAGTCTGGCCACGCTCTGtttgggccaggcctggggccctGAGCTTCCTCTGCTCTGGTTTCTCTCCTCTGTTCCTCAGAGCCCTTCATACTTCCGCTTGGCTGGACAGGGCTGATCCTGACTACACAGCATCACTTccaccctgcccacctgcctgctCCCTGTGCCTCAGTCACAGTCCCGGCTCGGCTCCCTGCAGGGTCATGCAGGACCTACTCTATAAACCACACCCCAACCTGCTCACCCCTCGGACCAGCACACGACAAGAGACCCCGCTGTGATCCGTCCATTACACAAACGCTCATGTATCCTGGCACTGAGGAAAACCACAATTGTGTGCTGTGTGGGGGACAAGCAGCACGGGGAACAGGTGTACTTACTTTTCTCATTGGGGAAGGAGTATGGTCAACCTGCATGAACTCCACTCTGTTAAATGAACAGTGGGATACATTTAGTGAGCCTGGGTCCCGTCCACACCCCGTCCAGGCCCACACTCTGTCCGCTCGTGCATCGGGCTCTTCACTGGCTGCCCACGGCCTGTCAGCCAGACGCACATGGGCACGCTTCTCCACCGGGCCCTGGCCCCGCTCTGGAGCCCCTGCTCCACTCCTCGCCCCACACCCTCCTTCTTCCGTGGGCCAACCGTGTCCTCGCCCCTCCAACTCAGGCCCAAACCTCCTGCAGCACAAGCAGGAACATCTCGTCTACTTTCCTTAACACTTACTGCCTGACCGACACGTTTTACAcaatgggtgctcagtaaatgtcagtcCCCTAATTACTCAGCCCACGTGTGACAGGGAAGCGTCGTCTGGGCAGCCCCGCAGGAGAGATGGCAGGAGGAAGGACAAAGGAAGGGTGGGGGAGTGAACCGTGCGCCCACCGAGCGTGAGCTGCGGCAGAAAGGTCCGGTGCTGCACCCAGACTCAACCCCAACTGTCTCAGGGAAGAGCCACGGCGAGGGGTGCAGCTCCCGTCAGCCAGGGTGGGTCAGGGTCCCCAGTGCTGCCACCAGCACAGCTGTGGTATCTTGTCCTGTTTTCTGTGTTGCATTCGTTTCCAAGCGCCACCCCCAGCCTGGCCATCTTGGTCCCAGGTCAGAGTCCCAGGCACGACGACGCCCATCAGCCCAGCACGGGCACAGGATGGCCCCCGACCATCGTGACGACTGCGGGGACGGAGCTCTGATGGGCCAGCCTGCACCACACACCTGGTTCTGGGGCTGTGCCTGTGAGGCTCTGCAGGGCCCGGAGGGGCCGGAGGGAGGGCCAAGCTCCCGAGTCCTGTGCTAAGTGTCGCTGGGTGTCCACCGAGCTGTCCAGCATCGGGGGACTTGCAGGGTTGGGGGGCCGAGGAGAACTGGAGGTGTGTTGGAGGAAGGGCCGTGTGACCCGTCAGACCCGTGACTCTCAGGGGCCCTCAGACGTTCCCACCAGGCACACACCTGTCAGAGGCTGACGAGTCAGGGGGCAGGAGCGGGTGTCCGCCTGGCTTTGCTGAAGGAGCTGTGGTGGGGGTCTGAGCGTTAGGCCGCGGTCGCCTCTTCATATCCCTCCCCGTTCAGGCCCCATGTTACTTACTTGAAACTGGAGTTTTTATTGCGCTGAAAGCTGTTTGTTGTGACAATCTCATACTAAACAGATGGAGAGAAGGTGTTAATTAAACCATAGACGTCTACTCCCACGTAATTCATTCCAGTTTGAAGTAGAAGATGACAAACAGCCAGAGGCCCCCCGTCCGCCCGGCCCCCCATCTCTTGCCAGCCTCACGTACACGCGGACTCACTTTCCACCCAGAGCAGCCCCCTGAGGACAGGCAAGTGGCCTGAGCTCACTCTGACCTGCCCGTGCCCAGTGCTGGAACAAGCAGGTGCTTGACAAAGACCTGCCAAGTGACTCACTGaccagggggtggggcaggcagacgTCTGCGCTGCGGGGACCCAGCGTCTCCGAGCGCACTGGCTCCTGGATTCCATACACACGTCTGTTCTGTGCCGGCCTCCCCAGGACACAGCACCGCAACAGAGCCGACCCACCGACGCCCCCACGGTGAACGCCGCGCTGCATGACTTCTGTTCCTCGTGCGCGGGCGGCGGTCTGGGTGAGGGCGTCCTCCCCCAAGCGAGGGACGCGTGGAGCGAGCCAGCCGGATGACCCCGCCCCAGCCAGGCCAGAAAGGCTCCACCTGGCGCGAGAGCCCGGGGAGAACAGGCAGACCCGGACTCGCACGAGTCAGGTGTGGGAGATACCCTGCCTGTGATGTGCCTGAACAGAAGATGGGGACAAAAATAAGCTAACCCCACGACGGCAGAAAGGACCAGGAACCTTCTAGAAACGTGTAACTGAGCAGCCAAAATGAACCCGAGGTGGAAAAGGTGTGCAGCGCAGAGCTGAGCACAGAAGCAGGGCCGGGGGGCCGCACGGGAGCAGCCCGGGGAAAGACAGCGGCTGTGGATCGGTTCCCCAGAAAGAAAGGAACTTGTACACCAAGGAGTGACCCCGCGTGGGCGCATCGCCCTCTCTGCCGCTCCCTGGACTCGGACGGAGCAGGGCCTCACCACTAGGTCAGCCTCTCGGGACCTCCACTGCTGTGCCAGCCGGGGCCGGATCTCCCCGGAGTGTGTGGAGCCCAGAGCACACCCTCACCCTGGTGCTGGCTGGCGGCGGCCAGTTTACCCCAGACAGGCCCCGTGGTGGCCGTGTAGCTTCCAGCTGCCCAGGGCCCCCGGCAGCAAGCATCCACCTGCAGTGTGTGGGTCACCCCCGCACACGCGACCAGCTGGGTGGACAGCAGCTCCCCAGGCCACTGACTCTGCAGCCTTTAACCTAACGTGCGACCCGGCAAACTGGGACTTCCGCAGAGTCCCCGTGTTAACACACCTGAGAGAACCACAGCCCATCTCACAGAACAGAAGGCGCCGTGACGGTAAGGGGGCCGTGTGGATGCTGCCCTAGGGTAGACCGCGGGCCCCACACTGACGGACACATGGGCTGGACGCGTTCACTGTCACGGGCGCCATGATTCCTGGCAGAGGGGAGCCCCTCAGCCCCAGGACCCTCTGGGGAGCCCCCCAGCGGAACCAGTCCTGTGTGTTTTCAcagctccctctgcttcccaCTGCACTTTTGCTTTGACAGAAGCTTCTAGTAAATGAAAGtgctctttcttctcccccttgGTTACAAGGTCTTACAAGTTCAGACGGCCAAGCGGGCAGCAGTcagctgccccgggtgtgcctgtgGAGAGGACTCACCTCTGAAGCTGTTCCATCCGCAGCACTGACTTCCGAAGGGATTCCTCCAGCTTTGTGATCTAAACACAATCAGACTTCTGGTTATCAGGCAGACTAGCGGAGAGAGCGTAGACAGCACACACTGACCCTCTCAACGTTGCAAGCCACGAATCCGAACGTGGCCGCCACAGGAGCTGCCCTCTTGCTGTTTCAGAGTAAATCTGCACCGCGTGCAGGCCGTCAGGGGCCCCGGGAGCCGGCGCTGGGAAGCCGTCTGGGCAGCGTGAAGCCGTGCGGTGTAGCCCAGCCTCAGCAAGCAGCCTCGCCCCGGTGCTCCTCTGAGCTCTCCGTCTACACCCCAGATGTGAAACTAGATGAACACTGCTGCTTTCACCAAAGCTCTGCTCTCCTTCCGTGTAGAGCAGGGTATTTATAGGGCAAACAGGCATCTTGAACGTCCTTTTGTAAGGTTTCCCCAGGGCAACCTCATAGCTGTTGTGTGTGGAAAAGTGCCTGATGAGTTCTGGGGATGTTCATGGGTCAGTGTTGTCGCAAAGTGAAACTGCCCCCGTGACCACAGCTGGGTCCCCCAAGCGGCCATGTGCCGATCACAGACGAGAACCCGTGCTGGGCCGTGGGTCAGCAGGACAGGTGCCAGCCAGGGCCCCGCCGCCTGAGACACGGTCTGGGTTAACTAGGCAGCAAGTCACGGGAGTTACCTTTTCTCTATAGAAGGTCAAGAGTctctttctgtgcttttcttgAAATTCTGAAATCTGAGAAGAGAATACGTATCAGCTACAGGAAGTGGCGCGGGCTGCAGCCACGCACGCTGTCCCGGAGGCCAGGGTTTGGGAGGGACCTCGGTGCAGGCCCAAGCACACTCCGTTTCCCTACACCCTGTCCCCCGGTCCGGGCGTGGGCTCTGCTGGCTGCCACCCCGTGCCTGGAGCCAAGCTCACAGCCGGCGGTGTGTGCAGTGGCGCGGGCCCAGATGCACACGCGAGCGGAGGCCGCGTGCTCCACACGGAGGTCACAGACCACAGGGCTGCACCACGCCCCTCGCTTGCATCCTCAGTGGTGCTCAGGGCCTCGCCATGGGACGGGACACAACCCAGTGGGCCAATCACAGTGTACCATCTCTCTGGCCGCAGCAGTGGATCACGGGACGGTCTCTTGACCAAACAGCACCCACGGGGAACACCCTGGACATGCTACGTGGATGGGGCTGGCCGGGAGGGCACAGCGCCAAGCGGAGCCCAGAGAGCCCAGGGACCTTTTCTGGACCCCCAGGGCCCACTGCACCTGGGACCACCTCTGCTCTTCCATTTAGACGGGCCCCAACTTCCGCATCTGCGGTAGGTTCCTGAGAAGACCAACTAAATCAGAAACAGCGATCTGTGATTTACTCAGGGGAAGAGAGAGCCACGCCACATTGAGggaagttctatttatttatttaatttgtcagGGGGCGGAGCaaaaggacaagcagggggaggggcagagggagaagcaggcttcccgctgagcagggagcctgatgcggggctcgatcccaggaccctgggatcatgacctgagccgaaggcagacgcttcaccgactgagccccccaggtgtccctaaggGAAGTTTTCAGACAATGATGCCTCCCCTCTGGGAACACCACCCTGTAACTGCTAAAACTTGATTCTGCTCCCCCCGGGCAGGGTTCCTGCAGGACTGGGATGTGAGGCCAGCATCCTCTAGGTCCTACACCCCATCAGTGTACCCCAGGACTCTGCTTAGTGGGCAGACATGAAGGGCGGCTGGTGCTGTCCCCAGGCTCACTGGGCTAGCACAGACTGAGGGAGAAACCACCATGGACTGGACGGCCAGCCCACAGAAGGTCTTCAGTGCCTCCTCTATGGCCCAGGCCACCTCCAGAAGACAGGACCACGGTCAGGAGTGACAGCCTCTTCCTATCCTCCTGCATCTTCCCAGGGATTCCATACCCTCAGGGGTCTGGAGGACACACTGCATGGGGCCCCTGCTCCACAAGACAAGGGCCGACGGACACAGGCTCTGCCCGGAGCATTAGTCTGTGGTGGGGGCACCACGAGGGGCCTGCAATGTCACCCCCATGGGCATCTTCGTCTTCATGAGGCCACGTCCCAGAAATGTCCTTGATGCTCGGCGACAGCTCTCAGGTCTGGCTCCCAGGAGGGGGTGAGGTGCTGTGGGACAGAAGGGCCAGCCAGGTCCTAGACTGGAGGCGGGGGCTGTGCACAGCGGGGAGGCGTTCTGGCAGATCTAGAGGCACCCCCCCGCCAAGTCGCCTTCAGCCAGGACTAGGCCAACAGTCTGTTCGCTTGGTCTCATTCCTCAACGGGTTCTGTACCTGTGGCAAGAAGAGGGTATCACACACCTCTGACCCCTAAACCTCGTGTCCTGGTGCAGGGTccactctgagaaacagaaagcaggaGCATCTGGAAGTGACCACAGGATGGCCCACCTGGAGCATCCGGGAGCAGGGCTGTGTCCACGCCGGCAGGTGGGCTTGACCTCAGAAGAGCTGGGGCTCAGCAGGGCCTGTGGGCGGGCCCGTGGGTGTTTTGAGGACAGGCAGAGGACAGGCAGAGGACAGGCAGAGGACAAGTGCGCAGGCCTCCGCGGCTGGCACAGACAGGACAAGGCAATGAGGCCACAGCAAGGACCGGGCCACGGGCAGAGCTGAGCCGGGAGAGGGGCCTGTGGATGGGACGCCGAGTCCCGAGGGGCCTGGTGCAAGTCCAGGGGCAGCGTGGACCCCTGTGGCCATATGCCACCCACCTGTACCAGGCAGGGGCCAGCCTCCGGGACTCCAGGGTGTCAGGCCCCTCAGGCTGAGATGCTGCGGCCTTGCCCAGGGCGGGGGATATGGACACCAGcagaacaaaatgtaaaaggGCCATGACCCTCATCTGGTAGAGAGTGCCCTCCTGCACGGAGGGGGCACCCGTTCCGTGAGATTTTTATGAAGTGCGGAGACTGAGGAAGCCCAGACCAGGAGCTGAGCATGTACGCACCCTCTCTGCCGGTCCCTGTGACGGGCAGGGGAAGCTGTGGGACAGCTCGGCGCACCTGCCACCCGGTGGGTCCATCCCCCTGAGGGGCAGCCAAGTGTCCACGCTCTGACTGACCGACACGGGCCAGCCCTGGCTCAGGGAGCTGCTCAGGGGAAGGAGGATTTCTGCTTCTTCCAAACTAGATCAGGAAGGGTGACCTCCTGACCGCCTCCTTGGACCCCCCTGCTGTGGTTCTGACAGCCATTCGTGCTGCGGCCTGACGGTGGCTTTACGCTCTTAAAGTTACTGTCGATGTGGGTTTGGTCCGTCAGTGCTTCCCTACCAGAAGTTAATACCGAGAGGAATTTACGATACCTACCAATTCATTCAAGAGTAACGAGCCCAGTACGTTAATGTGTGTGACGATGCGCTATCCTGTCGTGAGGCCTCTGGAAACTCCACTTCACACCCGGACAGATGGGCACGTGGCCATGGGACGTGGCCCAGAGGTGTGAGGGAGGTCCCTGGCAGCTGCCTCCGcggcccagcccccacccctgtaCGGGTGCACGCTCTGCGGGGCCGTCTGGAAACGCCATGTCCTTGGTGAGACTCTTGCAAGCACGGGGCTGCCCGTCGTTGTGAATGCCGTGGGTCTGAGGACCTCCCAGGCCCGATCGTGGGCGGCTTCTGGGGCACGTGCGTGTGACTGCAGGGCTACACGTAGATGGCAGAGCCGTGACACCGTGGGGCTTCTGGCTCTGTCACAGCTGGAGCGCGGCCGTGCAGAGGGGAGGTCTCGGCGGGGCTGGTGGAGCCAGACAGGCACGGGCCCAGAACGGTCAGGGTGGGTACTgctctccctcggcctgctgccCCAGAGGAAAGGTCCTGGCTGGAGGCAGCTCCTGGATGCTGCCCCGCTCAGCCTCCTCCCCCAGAGGGTAGGTGGGAGGCGGCCCGCAGGTAGCTCCGTGTTAACAGAACGGGGAGAAGCAGgatggctgggggctggagggctcCCTTCTCTCCCAAGCGGCTTCGTGGACAGAACGGCGGCCCGCACCTTGTCCAGGGACAGCCGGGAGGCCAGGCATCTGGGGCGGGACGCGGGGTGAGCACGGATTCACAACActagagggagggggagcagcaggtgagATGTGGGGGTGAGGCAGGTGAGGtgaggggagcagggctgggagaaAGACAGGCACCCCGGGAGCCAGGGGAGAGCATGCCCTCGTGGACTGTGACCCTCAGAAAGGACAGCCTCACGAAGCAGCCGCGGCCTCGACGTGGGGCCCTTCCAAACCCGAACCGTCAGGTCTGCCCCAGATCGTGAGGGTCAAACGACAGCTGCGTCCCTGTGCACAGCAGCAACGACCGAACACGGCCAACGGCTTCGTCTCGGCGAGGGCAGCCACGGGAGGCAGGGAACCCCAGGAGGGACTGGTCTCCAGAGCTTGTAACACCCTGTCTCTTCTGAGGTCATCACAACAGCGAGTCTCTGATGCCGGGAGGGCGGACAGTGGTCACACTGAACAAGCCACGCGTTGAGCTCACCTGGCAGGTCTCTCTGGAGTATTTCTGACACAGGCTGTCTATGCCCATAAACAGCGCCTGGATATCCGCGTCGGtctgaaagggaagggaagctggGGTCCGTGTTACTGCTTCCAACACGGTGTAGACACCGGGGAGAAACATCTAGAATTAGCCACAGACGACGCAAACAATCAGCACCCCACAAACCATCTCCAGGGGGCCTGGGAGGCTCGCCTGTGTCCTGGCTGCTGGTGGCTGTCGGTCAGTCCAAG includes the following:
- the RNF212 gene encoding putative E3 SUMO-protein ligase RNF212 isoform X2; this translates as MAGWVFCNRCFQPPHRTSYFSLTSCGHVYCDVCLGKGGKEECLICKVPCRTVLLSKHTDADIQALFMGIDSLCQKYSRETCQISEFQEKHRKRLLTFYREKITKLEESLRKSVLRMEQLQSMRLSQQTAFSAIKTPVSTPSAKPGGHPLLPPDSSASDRVEFMQVDHTPSPMRKPEVAVGPARISLISPPQHGRMGLNPPMRRQRLSDWMEKTQPHIVCKRHALIQQHK